The following are encoded together in the Cynocephalus volans isolate mCynVol1 chromosome 4, mCynVol1.pri, whole genome shotgun sequence genome:
- the LOC134376994 gene encoding olfactory receptor 5D18-like, with translation MSLSDGNKSGATFMLSGFSDSPQLQVPLFLIFLAIYSVSFVGNLGMFIIIKINPKLHTPMYFILSHLSFVDFCYSSTAAPRLMNLVVKDRTISFSGCAVQFFFFCIFVVAESLLLAVMTYNCFVAISNPLLYTVAMSQKLCAMLVVGSYAWGVACSLTLTCSALMLSFCGFNTINHFFCEFSSLLSLSCSDTFINQLLLFIFATFNEISTLLIILTSYVSIVVTILKMRSASGRRKAFSTCASHLTAITIFHGTVLLLYCVPNSKNSRHTVKWPLCFTQQ, from the coding sequence ATGTCGTTGTCAGATGGAAATAAAAGTGGAGCCACATTTATGCTCTCGGGCTTCTCAGATTCCCCGCAACTCCAAGTCCCTCTCTTCTTGATTTTTCTGGCCATCTACAGTGTCTCTTTTGTAGGAAATCTTGGGATGTTCATAATCATCAAAATTAACCCCAAActgcacacccccatgtactttaTCCTCAGCCACCTCTCGTTTGTGGATTTCTGCTATTCCTCTACCGCTGCGCCAAGACTGATGAACCTAGTGGTAAAAGACAGAACCATCTCATTTTCAGGATGTGCAgtacaattctttttcttttgtatcttcGTGGTGGCTGAATCTTTGTTGTTAGCTGTCATGACATATAACTGCTTTGTGGCCATTTCTAACCCTCTGCTCTACACAGTTGCCATGTCCCAGAAACTCTGTGCCATGCTGGTGGTGGGATCCTATGCGTGGGGAGTGGCATGTTCCTTGACACTCACATGCTCTGCTTTAATGTTATCTTTTTGTGGTTTCAACACAATCAATCACTTCTTCTGTGAGTTTTCCTCActgctctccctctcttgctctgACACTTTTATCAACCAgttgcttcttttcatttttgccacCTTTAATGAGATAAGCACACTGCTCATCATCCTCACGTCTTATGTGTCCATTGTTGTCACCATCCTCAAGATGCGCTCAGCCAGTGGGCGCcgcaaagccttctccacctgtgcctcccacctgacCGCCATCACCATCTTCCACGGGACCGTCCTCCTCCTCTACTGTGTGCCCAACTCCAAAAACTCCAGACACACAGTCAAGTGGCCTCTGTGTTTTACACAGCAGTGA
- the LOC134375718 gene encoding olfactory receptor 5L1-like, which yields MGEENCSTVTEFILLGLSDDPELTVFLFLLFLLVYGVTVLANLGMVALIRVSSRLHTPMYFFLSHLSFVDFCYASMIVPKMLANILKKDKAISFLECMVQFYLFCTFAVTEVFLLAVMAYDRFVAICNPLLYMVSMSQKLCVELASCCYLCGLMCSLLHLCLALEIPLYRSNVINHFFCDLPPLLSLACSDVTMNKVLLFIVATFNETVTIVIIFTSYLFILITLRTCSAEGRCKAFSTCASHLTAIIVFHGTILYIYCRPSSGNGGDANKVATVFYTVVIPMLNPLIYSLRNKDVKEALRKVVGSKIYS from the coding sequence ATGGGTGAGGAAAACTGCAGCACTGTGACAGAGTTCATTCTCCTTGGATTATCTGATGACCCTGAGCTGACAGTCTTCCTCTTCCTGCTGTTTCTTCTTGTCTATGGAGTCACGGTTTTGGCCAACCTGGGCATGGTTGCACTGATTCGAGTCAGCTCTcgcctccacacccccatgtactttttcctcagcCACTTGTCATTTGTGGATTTTTGCTATGCCTCAATGATTGTGCCAAAGATGTTGGCTAATATCTTAAAAAAGGACAAAGCCATCTCCTTCCTGGAGTGCATGGTGCAATTCTACTTGTTTTGCACATTTGCAGTCACTGAGGTCTTCCTGCTGgctgtgatggcctatgaccgctttGTGGCCATCTGTAACCCACTGCTCTACATGGTCTCCATGTCCCAGAAGCTCTGTGTAGAGCTGGCATCTTGCTGCTACCTCTGTGGATTGATGTGTTCTCTACTTCATTTGTGCTTAGCTCTTGAGATCCCATTGTATAGATCAAATGTGATTAACCACTTCTTCTGTGATCTCCCCCCTCTCTTAAGTCTTGCTTGCTCTGATGTTACTATGAACAAGGTCCTTCTTTTCATTGTGGCCACTTTCAATGAGACTGTGACCATTGTGATCATCTTCACCTCCTACTTGTTTATTCTCATCACCCTGAGGACGTGCTCTGCAGAGGGAAGGTGCAAAGCTTtttccacctgtgcctcccaccttaCAGCCATCATTGTCTTCCATGGAACAATCCTTTATATTTATTGCCGACCCAGTTCAGGAAATGGTGGGGATGCCAATAAAGTGGCCACAGTGTTCTACACCGTCGTGATTCCCATGCTGAACCCCCTGATCTATAGCCTGAGAAACAAGGACGTGAAAGAAGCGCTCAGAAAAGTGGTGGGCTCCAAAATATATTCTTAG